A genomic window from Streptomyces brevispora includes:
- a CDS encoding MoaD/ThiS family protein produces the protein MPAGTIRFWAAAKAAAGTAEESYAAATLEEALDAVREQHPGELTRVLQRCSFLIDGDPVGTRSHETVRLAEGGTVEVLPPFAGG, from the coding sequence ATGCCTGCGGGAACGATCCGGTTCTGGGCAGCCGCCAAGGCCGCTGCCGGAACGGCGGAGGAGTCGTACGCCGCTGCGACGCTCGAGGAGGCGCTCGACGCGGTGCGCGAGCAGCACCCCGGCGAGCTGACCCGAGTGCTGCAAAGGTGTTCGTTCCTCATCGACGGTGACCCCGTCGGGACCCGGAGCCATGAGACCGTACGCCTTGCCGAGGGCGGCACGGTCGAGGTGCTCCCGCCGTTCGCAGGAGGGTGA
- a CDS encoding DUF2993 domain-containing protein, with protein sequence MRALRILLVFVVILGGVFIAVDRAAVYFAESLVADRVKVSGAEIGSTDVSIKGFPFLTQVAGSELDEVDVKISGIETSANGRSLRINRMNAELHQVRLTNGFSGVTAARATGTAVVSYEDLTKAAGEDVAIEYGANGKVKVTGAVTVLGRTISRSVLSTVSLTDGHTVRLHADKVPGEGIPGLERVVRERTDFEREIGGLPSGLKLETIRPTAAGLEISVTGTDVALAG encoded by the coding sequence ATGCGTGCGCTGCGAATACTGCTGGTCTTCGTCGTGATTCTGGGCGGCGTGTTCATCGCCGTCGACCGTGCGGCGGTGTATTTCGCCGAGTCGCTGGTGGCGGACCGGGTGAAGGTCTCCGGGGCGGAGATCGGCTCGACGGACGTCTCCATCAAGGGCTTTCCGTTCCTGACCCAGGTCGCCGGATCGGAGCTCGACGAGGTCGACGTGAAGATCAGCGGCATCGAGACCAGTGCGAACGGCCGCAGTCTCCGGATCAACAGGATGAACGCCGAACTGCACCAGGTGCGGCTGACCAACGGCTTCTCCGGCGTCACCGCCGCACGGGCGACCGGCACGGCCGTCGTCTCGTACGAGGACCTCACCAAGGCGGCCGGCGAGGACGTCGCCATCGAGTACGGCGCCAACGGCAAGGTGAAGGTGACCGGCGCGGTCACCGTGCTCGGCCGCACGATCTCGCGCAGCGTCCTGTCCACCGTCAGCTTGACCGACGGCCACACCGTCCGGTTGCACGCCGACAAGGTGCCGGGCGAGGGAATCCCCGGCCTCGAGCGCGTGGTGCGCGAGAGGACCGACTTCGAGCGCGAGATCGGCGGACTGCCGAGCGGCCTCAAGCTGGAGACGATCCGGCCGACCGCCGCGGGCCTCGAGATCTCGGTGACGGGCACCGACGTCGCACTCGCCGGATAG
- a CDS encoding putative leader peptide, translated as MQCSISGLPQRGRADLTKRRAVDLCRVAAMLCRTV; from the coding sequence ATGCAGTGCTCTATTAGCGGTCTCCCACAGCGGGGACGGGCGGATCTCACGAAGCGGCGGGCAGTGGACCTGTGCCGTGTCGCCGCCATGCTCTGTCGCACTGTCTGA
- a CDS encoding sulfurtransferase gives MSRSDVLVDADWVEAHIDDPKVAIVEVDEDTSAYETNHIKNAIRIDWTKDLQDPVRRDFIDQAGFEELLSGKGIGNDTTVVLYGGNNNWFASYAFWYFKLYGHQDVRLLDGGRKKWELDARELVDGDQIPSRPAADYKAQPQDESIRAYRDDILKAIGNQNLVDVRSPDEFSGKLLAPAHLPQEQSQRPGHVPSARNIPWSKNANDDGTFKSDEELKALYEAEQVDLAKDTIAYCRIGERSALTWFVLHQLLGQENVKNYDGSWTEYGSLVGVPIELGASK, from the coding sequence ATGAGCCGCAGTGACGTCCTGGTCGACGCCGACTGGGTCGAGGCCCACATCGACGACCCGAAGGTCGCCATCGTCGAGGTCGACGAGGACACCTCCGCGTACGAGACGAACCACATCAAGAACGCGATCCGGATCGACTGGACCAAGGACCTCCAGGACCCGGTCCGCCGCGACTTCATCGACCAGGCGGGCTTCGAGGAGCTGCTGTCCGGCAAGGGCATCGGCAACGACACCACGGTCGTCCTGTACGGCGGCAACAACAACTGGTTCGCGTCCTACGCGTTCTGGTACTTCAAGCTCTACGGCCACCAGGACGTCCGCCTGCTCGACGGCGGCCGCAAGAAGTGGGAGCTCGACGCCCGCGAGCTGGTCGACGGCGACCAGATCCCGTCCCGTCCGGCCGCCGACTACAAGGCCCAGCCGCAGGACGAGTCGATCCGCGCCTACCGCGACGACATCCTGAAGGCGATCGGCAACCAGAACCTGGTCGACGTGCGGTCGCCCGACGAGTTCAGCGGCAAGCTGCTCGCCCCGGCCCACCTTCCGCAGGAGCAGTCGCAGCGCCCCGGCCACGTGCCGAGCGCCCGCAACATCCCGTGGTCGAAGAACGCCAACGACGACGGCACCTTCAAGTCGGACGAAGAGCTGAAGGCCCTCTACGAGGCCGAGCAGGTCGACCTGGCGAAGGACACCATCGCCTACTGCCGTATCGGCGAGCGCTCCGCGCTCACCTGGTTCGTGCTGCACCAGCTGCTCGGCCAGGAGAACGTCAAGAACTACGACGGCTCGTGGACCGAGTACGGCTCCCTCGTGGGCGTGCCGATCGAGCTCGGCGCCAGCAAGTAG
- a CDS encoding DUF1416 domain-containing protein — protein sequence MCGAKAGGPDASTIKPGETTIQGSVTRDGEPVTGYVRLLDSTGEFTAEVPTSATGQFRFYAAEGTWTLRALVPGGSADRTVVAQTGGLSEVAIAV from the coding sequence ATGTGTGGAGCAAAGGCCGGCGGCCCCGACGCTTCGACCATCAAGCCCGGTGAGACCACCATCCAGGGCAGCGTGACCCGCGACGGCGAGCCCGTCACCGGCTACGTCCGCCTGCTGGACTCGACCGGTGAGTTCACCGCCGAGGTCCCGACCTCGGCGACCGGACAGTTCCGCTTCTACGCGGCCGAGGGCACCTGGACGCTGCGCGCCCTCGTCCCGGGCGGCAGTGCCGACCGCACGGTCGTGGCACAGACGGGCGGCCTCTCCGAGGTGGCCATCGCCGTCTAG
- a CDS encoding DUF3099 domain-containing protein: MYARRRRAYFLMMGGCLVLFVSAWAFVRLWSVPAAIIMCVIAMVIPPVAAIVANRKGPEDRWWDEPDPDIRERLKKENPTGDQESDEWWDELDGKKRRR; encoded by the coding sequence ATGTACGCTCGACGCCGTCGCGCATATTTCCTGATGATGGGCGGATGTCTCGTCCTCTTCGTCTCGGCCTGGGCCTTCGTGAGGCTCTGGTCGGTTCCGGCCGCCATCATCATGTGTGTGATCGCCATGGTCATCCCGCCCGTCGCGGCCATTGTGGCCAACCGGAAGGGGCCGGAGGACCGCTGGTGGGACGAGCCGGACCCGGACATCCGGGAGCGGCTGAAGAAGGAGAACCCCACCGGCGACCAGGAGTCCGACGAGTGGTGGGACGAGCTCGACGGCAAGAAGCGCCGCCGTTGA
- a CDS encoding DsrE family protein, whose amino-acid sequence MQKKLVIKVTAGADSAERCSQAFTVAAVAVASGVEVSLWLTGESAWFALPGRAAEFELPHSAPLPDLIESIQAGGLITLCTQCAARRDITEEDVLEGVRIAGAQVFVSEIMADGVQALVY is encoded by the coding sequence ATGCAGAAGAAGCTCGTGATCAAGGTGACCGCAGGTGCCGACTCCGCCGAGCGCTGCTCGCAGGCGTTCACGGTGGCGGCGGTCGCCGTCGCCAGTGGCGTGGAGGTCTCGCTCTGGCTGACCGGGGAATCCGCCTGGTTCGCCCTGCCGGGGAGGGCCGCCGAGTTCGAACTCCCGCACTCCGCACCGCTGCCGGATCTGATCGAGTCGATCCAGGCTGGAGGTCTCATCACTCTCTGCACCCAGTGCGCGGCCCGTCGCGACATCACCGAGGAGGACGTCCTGGAAGGCGTGCGGATCGCCGGGGCCCAGGTCTTCGTCAGCGAGATCATGGCCGACGGCGTCCAGGCCCTCGTCTACTGA
- a CDS encoding FABP family protein, which translates to MIEIPSDLHPDLVPLAFLLGNWAGAGVSDFPGAEKCNFGQEVSFSHDGRDFLEYVSHTWVLDADGEKVRPLESESGYWRIDKDRKVEVVMVRDQGVIEIWYGELAHQKPQIDLVTDAVARTAASGPYNGGKRLYGYVKSDLMWVGEKSTPEVELRPYMSAHLKKVVTPEEVAAMAKSLGDLPDDGIAFFK; encoded by the coding sequence ATGATCGAGATTCCGTCCGACCTCCACCCGGACCTCGTCCCGCTGGCCTTCCTCCTGGGCAACTGGGCGGGCGCGGGTGTGTCCGACTTCCCCGGCGCCGAGAAGTGCAACTTCGGCCAGGAGGTCTCCTTCAGCCACGACGGCCGGGACTTCCTGGAGTACGTCTCGCACACCTGGGTGCTCGACGCCGACGGCGAGAAGGTCCGGCCGCTGGAGTCCGAGTCCGGTTACTGGCGGATCGACAAGGACCGCAAGGTCGAGGTCGTGATGGTCCGCGACCAGGGCGTCATCGAGATCTGGTACGGCGAGCTGGCCCACCAGAAGCCGCAGATCGACCTGGTCACCGACGCGGTGGCCCGGACCGCGGCCTCCGGCCCGTACAACGGTGGCAAGCGGCTCTACGGCTATGTGAAGAGCGACCTGATGTGGGTCGGCGAGAAGTCCACGCCCGAGGTGGAGCTGCGGCCGTACATGTCGGCGCACCTGAAGAAGGTCGTCACCCCCGAAGAGGTCGCGGCGATGGCGAAGAGCCTCGGTGACCTGCCGGACGACGGGATCGCGTTCTTCAAGTAG
- a CDS encoding Fur family transcriptional regulator, producing the protein MVSTDWKTDLRQRGYRLTPQRQLVLEAVDTLEHATPDDILSEVRRTASGVNISTVYRTLELLEELDLVSHAHLGHGAPTYHLADRHHHIHLVCRDCTNVIEADVDIVSEFTEKLRGTFGFETDMKHFAIFGRCADCAAKAAGRSPEPAPGPDARMAPERTPGPGQ; encoded by the coding sequence GTGGTGAGCACCGACTGGAAGACCGATCTTCGGCAGCGCGGCTACCGGCTGACGCCGCAGCGGCAGCTTGTCCTGGAAGCCGTCGACACGCTGGAACACGCGACGCCCGACGACATCCTGTCCGAGGTGCGCCGGACCGCGTCCGGGGTGAACATCTCGACCGTCTACCGGACCCTGGAGCTCCTGGAGGAGCTCGATCTGGTCAGCCACGCCCATCTGGGCCACGGAGCCCCGACGTACCACCTGGCCGACCGCCATCACCACATCCATCTGGTCTGCCGGGACTGCACGAACGTCATCGAGGCCGATGTCGACATCGTCTCCGAGTTCACCGAGAAGCTGCGCGGCACGTTCGGGTTCGAGACGGACATGAAGCACTTCGCGATCTTCGGCCGCTGCGCCGACTGCGCCGCGAAGGCGGCCGGCCGGTCCCCGGAGCCGGCCCCGGGGCCCGACGCCCGGATGGCTCCGGAACGGACTCCCGGACCCGGGCAGTAG
- a CDS encoding YgfZ/GcvT domain-containing protein, which yields MKSPLLSLPGAVPAEGRDEGVAAHYGDLFREQRALADGSGLVDLSHRGVVTVTGSDRLAWLHLLITQHVTDLAPGQATESLILTANGHIEHALYLVDDGETVWMHVEPDTQGELIAYLESMKFFYRVEVADRTEDFAVVYLPAGSIATVPDGVTVRETSYGRDLFLPRAGLEEYAAENGPVAGVLAYEALRIEGHRPRVGFETDHRTIPHELGLIGTAVHLQKGCYRGQETVARVQNLGKPPRRLVFLHLDGSEVLLPGHGTPIRLAADGAEGRQLGFITSSARHHELGPIALALVKRNVAVDAELLAGENTAAAQETVVEP from the coding sequence ATGAAGAGCCCCCTGCTGTCCCTGCCCGGCGCCGTCCCCGCCGAGGGCCGCGACGAAGGCGTCGCCGCGCACTACGGCGACCTGTTCCGCGAGCAACGTGCCCTTGCCGACGGCTCCGGCCTCGTCGACCTGTCGCACCGCGGCGTCGTCACCGTTACCGGGAGCGACCGGCTGGCGTGGCTGCACCTCCTGATCACCCAGCACGTCACCGACCTCGCACCGGGGCAGGCGACCGAGTCCCTGATCCTCACCGCGAACGGGCACATCGAACACGCCCTGTACCTCGTCGACGACGGCGAGACCGTGTGGATGCACGTCGAGCCGGACACACAGGGCGAGTTGATCGCCTACCTGGAGTCGATGAAGTTCTTCTACCGGGTCGAAGTCGCCGACCGCACCGAGGACTTCGCGGTCGTGTACCTGCCGGCCGGTTCCATCGCCACGGTGCCGGACGGAGTCACCGTACGGGAGACGTCGTACGGCCGTGACCTGTTCCTGCCGCGCGCCGGTCTGGAGGAGTACGCGGCGGAGAACGGCCCGGTCGCCGGGGTCCTGGCCTACGAGGCGCTGCGCATCGAGGGGCACCGTCCGCGCGTCGGTTTCGAGACCGACCACCGCACCATCCCGCACGAGCTGGGCTTGATCGGCACCGCCGTCCACCTCCAGAAGGGCTGCTACCGGGGCCAGGAGACCGTGGCCCGGGTGCAGAACCTGGGCAAGCCCCCGCGCCGCCTGGTCTTCCTGCACCTGGACGGCAGCGAGGTGCTGCTCCCCGGGCACGGCACCCCGATCCGGCTCGCCGCGGACGGGGCCGAGGGCCGTCAGCTGGGCTTCATCACCAGCTCCGCTCGCCACCACGAGCTGGGGCCGATCGCCCTGGCCCTGGTGAAGCGGAACGTGGCGGTGGACGCGGAGCTGCTGGCGGGGGAGAACACGGCCGCGGCCCAGGAGACGGTCGTCGAGCCGTAG
- the dtd gene encoding D-aminoacyl-tRNA deacylase, producing the protein MRAVVQRVDGASVTVSDADGEGSGPAVVGEIVGEGLCVLVGVTHGDTSEKAAQLARKLWSVRILEGEKSCSDVNAPLLVISQFTLYGDARKGRRPTWNAAAPGEIAEPLVDEVVARLRALGAQVETGRFGADMRVSLTNHGPFTVIVEV; encoded by the coding sequence ATGCGTGCAGTGGTACAGAGAGTGGACGGCGCGAGCGTCACGGTGTCCGACGCGGACGGCGAGGGCAGCGGCCCCGCGGTGGTCGGTGAGATCGTCGGCGAGGGCCTGTGTGTGCTGGTGGGAGTCACCCACGGGGACACCTCGGAGAAGGCGGCGCAACTCGCCCGCAAGCTCTGGTCGGTCCGCATCCTGGAGGGCGAGAAGTCCTGCTCCGACGTGAATGCGCCGCTCTTGGTGATTTCGCAGTTCACTCTCTACGGGGACGCTCGGAAGGGCCGCCGGCCCACCTGGAACGCGGCCGCCCCCGGCGAGATCGCCGAGCCGCTGGTCGACGAGGTGGTCGCGCGGCTGCGGGCGCTGGGGGCGCAGGTGGAGACGGGCCGGTTCGGGGCGGACATGCGGGTCTCGCTCACGAACCACGGCCCGTTCACCGTCATCGTCGAGGTCTGA
- a CDS encoding ABC transporter substrate-binding protein, which translates to MSTHGTGQSPGTVPVTRAGVNSSAGTGPSTLRPPVQRTGHDSDDGPAAPPPDLRALRLPELRTLRRDAQRDEADLSYVRRLVQGRIDILRAEQARRRDPESPVVDRLSEILADAPSLHRSSARHVTLSTPRSDEYRQLAAETLAEVELSDLDARTDEELHTAMGRLVRYEQQVSRRRHRLQRTADDCGGEIARRYRDGEAQVDDLLA; encoded by the coding sequence ATGAGCACCCATGGAACCGGGCAGTCCCCGGGTACCGTGCCGGTCACGCGTGCCGGTGTCAACAGCAGTGCGGGTACCGGTCCGAGCACCTTGCGGCCACCCGTGCAGCGGACCGGACACGACTCCGACGACGGCCCTGCCGCGCCCCCACCCGATCTGCGCGCCCTGCGGCTGCCGGAGCTGCGCACACTGCGCCGCGACGCGCAGCGCGACGAGGCCGACCTCAGCTATGTGCGGCGGCTGGTCCAGGGGCGCATCGACATCCTGCGGGCCGAGCAGGCCCGGCGGCGGGACCCCGAGTCGCCGGTGGTGGACCGGCTCTCGGAGATCCTCGCCGACGCCCCGTCGCTGCACCGCTCCTCCGCCCGGCACGTCACGCTGAGCACACCGCGCAGCGACGAGTACCGGCAGCTGGCGGCCGAGACGCTCGCCGAGGTCGAACTCTCCGACCTCGACGCCCGTACGGACGAAGAGCTGCACACCGCGATGGGGCGCCTGGTCCGCTACGAACAGCAGGTCTCCCGGCGCCGTCACCGGCTTCAGCGCACCGCGGACGACTGTGGTGGGGAGATCGCCCGCAGGTACCGTGACGGGGAAGCACAAGTAGACGACCTGCTCGCCTGA
- a CDS encoding asparaginase: MTSSAAPSAISDPVPAPPVLAEVVRSGFVEGHHRGSLVVLAADGSVELTLGDPAAPVFPRSSNKPMQAAAVLRAGLDLSGERLALAAASHSGEGFHLDLVRKMLAEHGLSTDDLQTPPDLPLDPAEAETYLAAGHVRERITMNCSGKHAAMLAVCVRNGWDPATYLDPAHPLQRLVHQVVEEAAGEPVAAVGTDGCGAPLMALSLVGLARAFRTFVTAAPGTAERRVADAMRAHPEYVAGTRRPDTWLMREVPGTLSKMGAEAVQAVALADGRALAFKIDDGSTRALGPVLARVLGLLGVDSPVVSRIGRAPLLGGSVEVGEIRAAF, encoded by the coding sequence ATGACCTCCAGCGCAGCCCCGTCCGCCATATCCGACCCGGTCCCCGCCCCACCCGTGCTGGCCGAGGTCGTACGGTCCGGTTTCGTCGAGGGCCACCATCGCGGCTCGCTGGTCGTCCTGGCCGCCGACGGCAGCGTCGAGCTGACCCTGGGTGATCCGGCGGCGCCGGTCTTCCCCCGGTCGTCGAACAAGCCGATGCAGGCCGCGGCCGTGCTGCGGGCCGGGCTCGACCTGTCCGGGGAGCGGCTGGCCCTGGCCGCCGCGAGCCACTCGGGTGAGGGTTTCCACCTCGATCTCGTACGCAAGATGCTCGCCGAGCACGGACTGTCGACCGACGACCTCCAGACCCCGCCCGATCTGCCGCTGGACCCGGCCGAGGCGGAGACGTATCTCGCCGCGGGCCACGTCCGGGAGCGGATCACCATGAACTGCTCGGGCAAGCACGCGGCGATGCTCGCGGTGTGCGTGCGCAACGGCTGGGACCCCGCCACCTACCTCGACCCGGCGCACCCGCTCCAGCGGCTCGTCCATCAGGTGGTCGAGGAGGCGGCGGGCGAACCGGTCGCCGCGGTCGGCACGGACGGCTGCGGGGCGCCGCTGATGGCGCTCTCCCTGGTGGGTCTCGCGCGGGCGTTCCGCACGTTCGTCACGGCGGCGCCGGGCACGGCGGAGCGCCGGGTGGCGGACGCGATGCGCGCCCACCCCGAGTACGTGGCGGGCACCCGCCGCCCCGACACCTGGCTGATGCGCGAGGTGCCCGGCACGCTGTCCAAGATGGGTGCGGAGGCGGTCCAGGCGGTGGCGCTCGCGGACGGCAGGGCGCTGGCCTTCAAGATCGACGACGGCTCGACCCGGGCGCTCGGCCCGGTGCTGGCGCGGGTGCTGGGCCTGCTCGGTGTGGACTCCCCGGTGGTGTCGCGGATCGGCCGGGCGCCGCTGCTGGGCGGCAGCGTGGAGGTCGGGGAGATCCGGGCGGCGTTCTGA
- a CDS encoding GNAT family N-acetyltransferase: MNSLEARPVTESEFADWRRAVNTGFLRAPTPSDEEVAGRLPHMDLARVQGVFDAGRCVATFRSFAQELTVVGGATVPADAITNVTVSPTHRRRGLLTRLMAADLAAAKERGDVAATLIAAEYPIYGRYGFGPAAWTTEWEIDIPRAGLDPRLSGASARDGGRIDLVDTPEVRKLGPALHDRLRARQHGVVSRGDRWWDLTTGNALFPNDNWTEPFHAVHRDAEGTVDGLLVYRADDHWGDAKQPLNRATVRSMIATTPAAERALWHFLCSVDWVTTIRTGNRAPDDLLPLLLPDPRAARVVTHADFLWVRVLDVVRALEARTYAVPGSLVLDIHDATGLTAGRFHLDASPAGATCTPTTRNADIALDVRELGTLYLGDESALRLAALDRIEELTPGAAALADGVFRAGRRAWCPDVF, translated from the coding sequence ATGAACAGCCTTGAGGCCCGTCCCGTCACCGAGTCCGAGTTCGCCGACTGGCGGCGCGCCGTGAACACCGGTTTCCTGCGTGCGCCGACCCCGTCGGACGAGGAGGTGGCGGGGCGGCTGCCTCATATGGATCTGGCCCGCGTCCAGGGGGTGTTCGACGCCGGGCGGTGCGTGGCGACGTTCCGTTCGTTCGCGCAGGAGCTGACGGTCGTCGGCGGGGCGACGGTGCCGGCCGACGCGATCACCAACGTCACCGTGTCGCCCACCCACCGCCGCCGCGGGCTGCTCACCCGGCTGATGGCCGCGGACCTGGCGGCGGCCAAGGAGCGCGGCGATGTGGCCGCGACCCTGATCGCCGCCGAGTACCCGATCTACGGGCGCTACGGCTTCGGCCCCGCGGCCTGGACCACCGAGTGGGAGATCGACATACCCCGGGCGGGCCTCGACCCCCGGCTGTCCGGCGCGTCCGCGCGGGACGGCGGCCGGATCGACCTGGTGGACACGCCGGAGGTGCGCAAGCTGGGGCCGGCCCTCCACGACCGGCTGCGGGCCCGGCAGCACGGGGTGGTGAGCCGCGGCGACCGCTGGTGGGACCTGACGACCGGCAACGCGCTCTTCCCGAACGACAACTGGACCGAGCCCTTCCATGCCGTCCACCGTGACGCCGAGGGCACCGTGGACGGTCTCCTCGTCTACCGCGCCGACGACCACTGGGGCGATGCCAAGCAGCCGCTGAACCGGGCGACGGTACGCAGCATGATCGCGACGACCCCGGCGGCGGAGCGGGCGCTGTGGCACTTCCTCTGCTCGGTCGACTGGGTCACCACGATCCGCACCGGCAACCGCGCCCCCGACGATCTCCTCCCGCTGCTCCTCCCGGACCCGCGCGCGGCCCGCGTGGTGACGCACGCGGACTTCCTGTGGGTGCGCGTCCTGGACGTCGTACGCGCACTGGAGGCCCGCACCTACGCGGTCCCCGGCTCCCTGGTCCTGGACATCCACGACGCCACCGGCCTCACCGCCGGCCGCTTCCACCTGGACGCCTCCCCGGCCGGCGCCACCTGCACCCCGACGACGCGCAACGCGGATATCGCGCTGGACGTAAGGGAGTTGGGGACGCTCTACCTGGGCGACGAGTCGGCCCTGCGGCTGGCGGCCCTGGACCGCATCGAGGAACTGACCCCGGGCGCGGCGGCGCTGGCGGACGGGGTGTTCCGGGCGGGGCGGCGGGCTTGGTGCCCGGACGTGTTCTGA
- a CDS encoding ATP-binding cassette domain-containing protein: protein MTETASPGPRPLPSTAVRILATLTTADSGTARIAGYDVVADRSRVRRAISLTGQYAAVDETQTGEENLRMMAPLTGRSRADARRRAAELLERFGLTEAARRTVRTYSGGMRRRLDPAAGLVGSPQPEVFFLDEPTTGLDPRSRQELWQVLRDLAAKGATVLLTTQYLEEADRPADRIAVLDRGRKVAEGTADALKSRVGGHRLDLVMPAWPHGFAGHQPITPAIESLRGLLLPGQRDPGRVAHRLLLVAMALSGALFRVRTR from the coding sequence ATGACGGAGACCGCGTCGCCCGGCCCCAGACCGCTGCCTTCCACCGCCGTACGCATCCTGGCCACGCTCACCACCGCCGACAGCGGTACGGCCCGCATCGCCGGGTACGACGTCGTGGCCGACCGGAGCCGGGTGCGCCGCGCGATCAGCCTCACCGGGCAGTACGCCGCCGTCGACGAGACGCAGACCGGCGAGGAGAACCTGCGCATGATGGCCCCGCTGACCGGCCGCTCCCGGGCTGACGCGCGCCGACGGGCCGCCGAACTCCTCGAACGCTTCGGCCTCACCGAAGCGGCCCGCCGCACCGTCCGCACGTACTCCGGCGGGATGCGGCGCAGACTCGACCCGGCGGCCGGACTGGTCGGCAGCCCGCAGCCGGAGGTCTTCTTCCTGGACGAGCCGACGACCGGTCTCGACCCGCGCAGCCGGCAGGAGCTCTGGCAGGTGCTCCGCGACCTCGCCGCCAAGGGCGCCACGGTACTGCTCACCACCCAGTACCTGGAGGAGGCCGACCGGCCGGCCGACCGCATCGCCGTCCTCGACCGGGGCCGGAAGGTCGCCGAGGGCACCGCGGACGCGCTGAAGTCACGCGTCGGGGGACACCGCCTGGACCTCGTCATGCCCGCCTGGCCTCACGGCTTCGCCGGCCACCAGCCGATCACCCCGGCCATCGAGTCCCTGCGCGGCCTCCTGCTCCCAGGTCAGCGCGATCCAGGGCGAGTTGCCCACCGACTGCTGCTGGTGGCGATGGCGCTGTCGGGCGCGCTGTTCAGGGTGCGGACGCGGTGA
- a CDS encoding TetR/AcrR family transcriptional regulator C-terminal domain-containing protein translates to MEGSGLGPGDAVSVILLVGGFVRNAALLMGDLDAAVEARGVPAQEVMEGYARTLSRLVDPERHPALSRLMASGALWGPEEPDHEFRFGLERVLDGIDALVRERG, encoded by the coding sequence GTGGAAGGCAGCGGTCTGGGGCCGGGCGACGCGGTCTCCGTCATCCTTCTGGTCGGTGGTTTCGTGCGGAACGCGGCGCTGCTGATGGGTGATCTGGACGCCGCCGTCGAGGCGCGCGGCGTACCGGCGCAGGAGGTGATGGAGGGTTATGCCCGCACGCTGAGCCGGCTGGTCGACCCCGAGCGCCACCCCGCGCTCTCCCGGCTGATGGCGTCCGGCGCGCTGTGGGGCCCGGAGGAGCCCGACCACGAGTTCCGCTTCGGCCTCGAACGGGTGCTGGACGGGATCGACGCGCTGGTCCGGGAGCGGGGGTAG